Below is a window of Rhizobium sullae DNA.
GTTTCATCTCCTGTCCACCGCGCACATCCCGTTCGGGGTCGCCACTGAAGAACTTTTCGCGATGCGCCCGGCGCCTGGCGTCGTTGGCGGGCTCTGCGGCGGTAGCACCTACGCCGGATTGCGCCTCTGGTCGCGGCTGCGCGAGCATCCAGCTGGCACCAGCGGAAAGCGCGACGATCCCTGCCAATGCAAGGCCGATGATCAGACGCGGGCTCACCAGCGCGGCTCCATCGTCTGGCCGCTGCGGATATCGTGCTCAGGCGCGTTGAAGAACTTTTCACGCCGCGCCTGGGCGAGATCCTTCTGGGCCTGTTCTGACTGATACCATGTGCCCATCATGGTCATCTGCTGGGAGACGAGGCCTCTGAGCTTCTGCATCTGCGCCACCTCCTGGGTGGCGATCTCATGGCCCACCTGCAATGCCTTCATCTGCCCGTCGGCGCTTTCGGACATCGAGCGCAACGACGACATGGTGGATTCCTCGCTGGAAAACTGCTCGGCGGTGAGGTTTGCGGCTTTCAGCGTCCCGGCGATCGTGTCACGGTTGGTGTCCGACCAGGACTGGTAGGTGGTCGAAAAGCTTGCCTGGCTGGGCAGGCTGCTCTTCATCTCGGCGTAGCTCTGAAACCGCTGCTGGAGCTGGTCGTCGATATTGCCCATCGAAAACGCGATCCCCTGCCCCTGCCCGACGATGCTCTGCAGCCGGTTGAGATCGTTTTCGACCTGACCCCAGACATGCTCCGGCAACTGCGCCGTGTTCTGCAGCATGTTCTCGTAGATACTCAGCTGGTTCTGGATCTGCTGCGCCAACTGGTTGATCTGGGTGATCTGGTTGTTCACCTGCTCGGCCGATTTGCCGACCAGCGCGACGAGCTCGGCATTGTTGGCGAGCTGGGTGAACTCCGTCGCTTCGCCAGTGACGCCCCCGGCGATACTAGCAGCTGGCAGAGCCAACGCTGCCACAATGGCGAGCATGGCGGCGGTGTAGCGATGATCAGTCGATTTGAAGGTCGGTTGGCGCATGAGCAATCCCTCTCTGTTTGAGCCAGTGTTTCGGCCATTCGTTCCCGTGTTCGAAGTGCAGCGCCCGGATGCGCTTGAGATCTTCCTTTCCGGATGCGCCGACAAAGGAGAGCGCGACGGGCCCAAGCGCCATGTCGAACAGCCGGCGTCCGTCGGGCGAGGCGACGTAGTATTCGCGCTTCGGAAGGGCAGTGGCGACGATCTCGATCTGCCGCTCGTTGAAACCGATCCGTTCGTAAAACTCCCGCGTGCCGGGTTCGCGCGCGGCACCATTCGGCAGGCAGATCTTGGTCGGACAGCTTTCCTTGAGCACATCGATAGTGCCGCTGCGCTCGGCGTCCGAGATTGACTGGGTGGCGAGCACCACCGCGCAATTGGCTTTGCGCAGCACTTTCAGCCATTCGCGGATCTTGTCGCGGAATAGCGGATGACCGAGCATCAGCCAGGCCTCGTCGAGAATGATCAGGCTCGGCGCGCCGGTCAGCCGCTTCTCGACCCGCCGGAACAGATAGGTGAGCACGGGCACGAGATTGCGCTCGCCCATGTTCATCAACTCCTCGACCTCGAAGCACTGGAAGGCGCCGAGCGTCAGGCCGTCTTCTTCGGCATCGAGAAGCTGGCCCATTGGCCCATCGACGGTATAGTGATGCAGCGCATCCTTGATCTCGCGCATCTGCACGCCGCTCACGAAATCCGATAGCGACCGGCCGCGCGACTGCGCCATCAAGGCGATCTGCCGCGAGATGGCGTTGCGATGATCCGGCGTCACGGTGACGCCCTGCAGCGCCACCAGCGTCTCCAGCCATTCGGCCGCCCAGGCGCGGTCACCATCCCCAGACAGCTCGCCGAGCGGACAAAAGGCCAGTGGGGGAGAGGCCGC
It encodes the following:
- the trbK gene encoding entry exclusion protein TrbK, coding for MSPRLIIGLALAGIVALSAGASWMLAQPRPEAQSGVGATAAEPANDARRRAHREKFFSGDPERDVRGGQEMKPRW
- the trbJ gene encoding P-type conjugative transfer protein TrbJ; this encodes MLAIVAALALPAASIAGGVTGEATEFTQLANNAELVALVGKSAEQVNNQITQINQLAQQIQNQLSIYENMLQNTAQLPEHVWGQVENDLNRLQSIVGQGQGIAFSMGNIDDQLQQRFQSYAEMKSSLPSQASFSTTYQSWSDTNRDTIAGTLKAANLTAEQFSSEESTMSSLRSMSESADGQMKALQVGHEIATQEVAQMQKLRGLVSQQMTMMGTWYQSEQAQKDLAQARREKFFNAPEHDIRSGQTMEPRW